In Blattabacterium cuenoti, a single window of DNA contains:
- a CDS encoding FtsW/RodA/SpoVE family cell cycle protein translates to MKTINSFLAKHIKGDKYLWAFISLLSIFSFLPVYSACTNLVYTYGGDTTVFNYLFKHAFFLLIGYLILFISQFINYKYCYRLSVFAIPIILILLVLTLIQGKKLDGVNASRWLSIPIINISFQTSSIAGLVSFIYCARYLSKNNKINIFHSFVFLLFPIFLIIGLIFPANGSTAIIVFVSVLMILFMGGYPLKGLIIFFIIVILSASIYIYSVIKLVETNSMNRVNTWISRIETFFDPKSNNSYQMKQSKTAIFLGKKFGRGPGKSVLKAFLPQSYSDFIYSIIIEEYGLFGGVILLFIYIMILFRIIVIATKVDNYFCTLLVLSVGFPIINQALVNMGIAVGLFPVTGQTLPLISAGGTSMWVTFFSFGIILSVSRMIEQKQE, encoded by the coding sequence ATGAAAACAATAAATTCTTTTTTAGCAAAACATATAAAAGGAGATAAATATTTATGGGCTTTTATCAGTTTATTGTCCATATTTTCTTTTCTCCCTGTTTATTCCGCATGTACTAATTTAGTTTATACATATGGTGGAGATACTACTGTTTTTAATTATTTATTTAAACATGCTTTTTTTTTACTAATTGGTTATTTAATTCTTTTTATATCTCAATTTATTAATTATAAATATTGTTATCGTCTGTCTGTCTTTGCAATTCCTATAATTTTAATTTTATTGGTATTAACTCTTATACAAGGTAAAAAATTAGATGGAGTTAACGCTTCTAGATGGTTATCTATTCCCATTATCAATATATCTTTTCAAACTTCAAGTATTGCTGGACTAGTAAGTTTTATTTATTGTGCTAGATATTTATCAAAAAACAACAAAATTAATATTTTTCACTCTTTTGTTTTTTTATTATTTCCAATATTTTTAATTATTGGATTAATATTTCCTGCAAATGGATCTACAGCAATTATTGTGTTTGTTTCAGTTTTAATGATTCTTTTTATGGGTGGATATCCATTAAAAGGATTGATTATTTTTTTTATAATTGTAATATTATCAGCAAGTATCTATATTTATTCTGTAATAAAATTAGTAGAAACAAATTCAATGAATAGAGTAAATACTTGGATTAGTAGAATAGAAACTTTTTTTGATCCAAAATCTAATAATAGTTATCAAATGAAACAATCTAAAACAGCTATTTTTTTAGGTAAAAAATTTGGTAGAGGTCCTGGAAAAAGTGTTTTAAAAGCATTTTTGCCGCAATCTTATTCTGATTTTATTTATTCAATCATTATAGAAGAATATGGATTGTTTGGTGGAGTAATACTATTATTCATATATATTATGATTTTATTTAGAATTATAGTGATTGCTACAAAAGTAGATAATTATTTTTGTACTTTATTAGTTCTTTCCGTAGGATTTCCTATTATTAATCAAGCATTAGTAAATATGGGAATAGCTGTTGGATTATTTCCCGTTACAGGACAAACACTGCCTCTTATTAGTGCAGGAGGAACTTCTATGTGGGTTACTTTTTTTAGTTTTGGTATTATATTGAGTGTTAGTAGAATGATTGAACAAAAACAAGAATAA
- the murC gene encoding UDP-N-acetylmuramate--L-alanine ligase has product MNLDDIKAFYFIGIGGMGMSSLASYLNYIGKKVSGYDRSRSFLTHKLEQEGISIIYHDNIDLLPSWIYSEQCLIVYTPAITKNNNKQWIFLQKNGKKNIQKRSQLLSLITKNKICIAIGGTHGKTTTGVLLGHILKITGKNITAFLGGISENYQSNLILNGNDMFLVEADEFDHSFLHLNPNIACITSLDQDHVDTYPKKDNLVQAYIKFSQRIRHPYKTIFLCKEESYYSLSKTITTNIIYYSILKKEKGIYYSNHIYIKENKWYFDFHTPKETWKNLTLPLPGYHNLKNITAALAISDYLKLKENEVRKALWLFKGIHRRYSIHFQSKEKIYIDDYAHHPTEINALINTIRKCFINKQILGVFQPHLFSRTKFFEEDFARSLEKLDILILLDIYPARELPLYGVNSYKLLDKIKMKNKEVSNMSNLLNQIEKKQFDILLTIGAGSIDSLVYTIKNWFHKRYG; this is encoded by the coding sequence ATGAATTTGGATGATATTAAGGCTTTTTATTTTATAGGAATAGGTGGTATGGGAATGAGTTCTTTAGCTAGCTATTTAAATTATATAGGTAAAAAAGTTTCTGGTTATGATAGATCGAGAAGTTTTTTAACTCACAAATTAGAACAAGAAGGCATTTCAATCATTTATCATGATAATATAGACTTATTACCATCATGGATCTATTCTGAACAATGTTTAATTGTTTATACCCCTGCTATTACAAAGAATAATAATAAACAATGGATATTTTTACAAAAAAATGGAAAAAAAAATATTCAAAAAAGATCTCAGTTATTATCTTTGATTACTAAAAATAAAATATGTATAGCTATTGGAGGAACTCATGGTAAAACTACAACTGGTGTTTTATTAGGACATATATTGAAAATCACAGGTAAAAATATCACTGCTTTTCTTGGAGGAATTTCTGAAAATTATCAATCTAATTTAATTTTAAATGGAAATGATATGTTTTTAGTAGAAGCAGATGAATTTGATCATTCATTTTTACATTTGAATCCAAATATAGCATGTATTACTTCTTTAGATCAAGATCATGTAGATACTTATCCCAAAAAAGATAATTTAGTTCAAGCATATATAAAATTTTCTCAAAGAATACGACATCCATATAAAACAATATTTCTTTGTAAAGAGGAATCTTATTATAGTTTGTCTAAAACTATAACAACAAACATAATATATTATTCTATTCTAAAAAAAGAAAAAGGAATTTATTATTCTAATCATATTTATATAAAAGAAAATAAATGGTATTTTGATTTCCATACTCCAAAAGAAACTTGGAAAAATCTTACATTACCACTTCCAGGATATCATAATTTAAAAAATATAACAGCTGCATTAGCAATTTCAGATTATTTAAAACTTAAAGAAAATGAAGTAAGAAAAGCTTTGTGGTTATTTAAAGGAATTCATAGAAGATATTCTATTCATTTTCAATCTAAAGAAAAAATTTATATTGATGATTATGCTCATCATCCAACAGAAATTAATGCGTTAATTAATACTATTAGAAAGTGTTTTATAAATAAACAAATATTGGGAGTATTTCAACCTCATTTATTTAGTAGAACTAAATTTTTTGAAGAAGATTTTGCCAGAAGTTTAGAAAAATTAGATATTTTAATTTTGTTAGATATTTATCCCGCTAGAGAATTACCTTTATATGGAGTGAATTCTTATAAATTATTAGATAAAATAAAAATGAAAAACAAAGAAGTTTCTAATATGAGTAATTTATTAAATCAAATAGAAAAAAAACAATTTGATATTTTGCTTACTATAGGAGCAGGAAGTATTGATTCATTGGTATATACTATTAAAAATTGGTTTCACAAACGATATGGATAG
- a CDS encoding phospho-N-acetylmuramoyl-pentapeptide-transferase: MSLYCLLISFILSIIISLLSNKAIIYCNIKKHNIIADKIRNLGLCGQRKKEGTPTFGGISIIISTLIPTFFFSQLNNIYVLMLISTTLWMGAIGVIDDYIKIKYNKKGLNGIFKILGQLILGIFIGCTMYFNRNITIIDNAKVNIINNYTNDNSTKKIHCLKTTCPIFFRNDELDYTSIMTYYNKTWYKYTWIIFVPIIMLLIVFMSNSANLSDGLDGLTSGVSSIIVITLFLFTCFSSHKFYHKHSHFMCITNIEEIMIFSISLLGALIGFYWYNAYPAQIFMGDTGSLTIGSVLAVISIFLRKELLFPVIFGIFFVENISVVIQVLFFKFYKTMYGIEKRIFLMSPIHHHFQKLGYHENKIVNRFCIIQIILSSLIIFYLINAQ; this comes from the coding sequence ATGTCTTTATACTGTTTATTAATATCTTTTATATTATCAATTATTATATCATTATTATCTAATAAAGCCATAATTTATTGTAATATCAAAAAGCATAATATTATAGCAGACAAAATAAGAAATCTTGGTCTTTGTGGGCAAAGAAAAAAAGAAGGAACTCCAACATTTGGTGGAATTAGTATTATCATTTCTACATTAATTCCAACATTTTTTTTTTCTCAATTGAATAATATATATGTACTTATGCTTATAAGTACAACATTATGGATGGGGGCTATAGGTGTCATTGATGATTATATCAAAATAAAATATAATAAAAAAGGATTAAATGGAATTTTTAAAATATTGGGTCAATTAATATTAGGAATATTTATAGGTTGTACAATGTATTTTAATAGAAACATTACTATAATTGACAATGCAAAAGTGAATATTATTAATAACTATACTAATGATAATAGTACTAAAAAAATACATTGTTTGAAAACAACTTGTCCTATTTTTTTTCGTAATGATGAATTAGATTATACTTCTATTATGACTTATTACAATAAAACATGGTATAAATATACTTGGATAATTTTTGTGCCTATTATTATGTTATTAATTGTATTTATGTCTAATAGTGCTAATTTATCTGATGGACTAGATGGATTAACATCTGGAGTTTCTTCTATAATTGTAATTACTTTATTTTTATTTACTTGTTTTTCAAGTCATAAATTTTATCACAAACATTCTCATTTTATGTGTATTACAAATATAGAAGAAATTATGATATTTTCTATTTCTCTTTTAGGTGCGTTAATTGGATTTTATTGGTATAATGCATATCCAGCTCAAATATTTATGGGAGATACAGGAAGTTTGACTATAGGAAGTGTACTAGCAGTAATATCAATTTTTTTAAGAAAAGAATTATTATTTCCTGTAATATTTGGAATTTTCTTTGTTGAAAATATTTCTGTAGTGATACAAGTATTGTTTTTCAAATTTTATAAAACAATGTATGGAATTGAAAAAAGAATTTTTTTGATGTCTCCTATTCATCATCATTTTCAAAAATTAGGTTATCACGAAAATAAAATAGTTAATCGTTTTTGTATAATACAAATTATACTATCTTCTTTAATAATTTTTTATTTAATTAATGCGCAATAA
- the murD gene encoding UDP-N-acetylmuramoyl-L-alanine--D-glutamate ligase, translating to MNNKQLIVILGGGESGVGAALLAKKMGFKIFVSDSGCISHNNKTILLKNKISFEENKHTESIILNKSNKIIKSPGLSTNDRIIKKINHYGIPMMSEVEFGKNYNQDSYIISITGTNGKTTTSMMIYKILKQEGMQVGIAGNIGKSFAKEVLKKKKIYVLELSSFQLDDCSKFRSNIAVLLNITRDHLNIYSNIKNYIFSKFRIATLQKSKDIFIYNYDDPIIREEMKNFSIKSHCIPFSIQKELSLGAYIKNNSIFIRNPNYKESHILELRNIPLIGDHIIYNILASILASSFLNVTNQSITSTILGMKPIEHRMEPIMKINGVSFINDSKATNVSSVFYALKSLSYPIIWIAGGKDKGNDYLELLTLVKKKVKFVILLGKENSNFKTYFKNIIDIILETQNVRKAVRIAYFLSVSGDHIILSPACSSIDLFKNYIDRGRKFKKEVKKLFCYDENNKFFFSKTYKRR from the coding sequence ATGAATAACAAACAATTAATAGTGATATTAGGTGGTGGGGAAAGTGGAGTAGGAGCGGCATTGTTAGCTAAAAAAATGGGATTTAAAATCTTTGTATCTGATTCAGGTTGTATTTCTCATAATAACAAAACAATTTTATTAAAAAATAAAATTTCTTTTGAAGAAAACAAACACACGGAAAGTATAATTTTAAATAAATCTAATAAAATTATAAAAAGTCCAGGACTTTCAACAAATGATAGAATTATCAAAAAAATAAATCATTATGGAATTCCTATGATGTCGGAAGTAGAATTTGGAAAAAATTATAACCAAGATTCTTATATAATTAGTATTACTGGTACAAATGGAAAAACTACTACATCAATGATGATTTATAAAATACTTAAACAAGAAGGTATGCAAGTTGGAATAGCAGGAAATATAGGAAAAAGTTTTGCAAAAGAAGTTTTGAAAAAAAAAAAAATTTATGTATTAGAATTAAGCAGTTTTCAATTAGATGATTGTTCCAAATTTCGTTCTAATATTGCAGTATTATTAAATATAACTAGAGATCATTTAAATATATATTCTAATATAAAAAATTATATTTTTTCTAAATTTAGAATAGCAACATTGCAAAAAAGTAAAGATATATTTATTTATAATTATGATGATCCTATTATTAGAGAAGAAATGAAAAATTTTTCCATTAAATCTCACTGTATTCCTTTTTCTATACAAAAGGAATTATCGTTAGGAGCATATATAAAAAACAATTCTATTTTCATTAGAAATCCAAATTACAAAGAGTCCCATATATTAGAACTACGAAATATACCTTTAATAGGAGATCATATTATTTACAATATTTTAGCTAGTATATTAGCCTCTAGTTTTTTAAATGTTACTAATCAATCTATAACTTCTACTATCTTAGGAATGAAACCAATAGAACATCGTATGGAACCTATCATGAAGATCAATGGAGTTTCATTCATTAATGATTCTAAAGCTACTAATGTAAGTTCTGTTTTTTATGCATTAAAAAGTTTAAGTTATCCTATAATATGGATAGCTGGAGGAAAAGATAAAGGAAATGATTATTTAGAATTATTAACATTAGTTAAAAAAAAAGTAAAATTTGTTATTTTATTAGGTAAAGAAAATAGTAATTTTAAAACTTATTTTAAAAATATTATTGATATTATTTTGGAAACACAAAATGTTAGAAAAGCTGTTCGTATAGCATATTTTTTGTCGGTTAGTGGAGATCATATTATTCTTTCTCCTGCTTGTTCTAGTATCGATCTATTTAAAAATTATATAGATAGAGGAAGAAAATTCAAAAAAGAAGTTAAAAAACTGTTTTGTTATGATGAAAACAATAAATTCTTTTTTAGCAAAACATATAAAAGGAGATAA
- the murG gene encoding undecaprenyldiphospho-muramoylpentapeptide beta-N-acetylglucosaminyltransferase: MKKKKIPKIIIGSGGTCGHIYPGIAIAEELSTKVPKSHILFIGSKNHMEMQEIPKFGYLFEGIRISGGKNKFCSIVSGMILSMELIYSFFLIKKIFNKFCPDIVIGTGGFVSFPTLYAAHKCKIPILLQEQNSFPGFTNRIFSRYARKICVAYNETKKNFPKKIKHNIITTGNPIRSEIMHKILLDKKQACLNLGLNVNKPIILSIGGSQGAHSINMAWINGLNKLINLDIQLIWQVGKIDIIKISKNINFYHKNIIIMDFIENIRIYYSAADIVVSRAGGLTISEISLIGKPFILIPLPFASDDHQNKNAKMLEEQDAALIINNEEIEQKLVDATIDLLNDSIRQNRMIKNILKLGKPKATYNIVKEISHIIDL; the protein is encoded by the coding sequence ATGAAAAAAAAAAAAATACCAAAAATAATTATTGGAAGTGGAGGAACATGTGGTCATATTTATCCTGGAATAGCTATAGCTGAAGAATTAAGTACTAAAGTACCAAAAAGTCATATTTTGTTTATTGGATCTAAAAATCATATGGAAATGCAGGAAATTCCTAAATTTGGATATTTATTTGAAGGAATTCGTATTTCAGGGGGAAAAAATAAATTTTGTTCTATAGTATCAGGAATGATTTTATCTATGGAATTAATTTATAGTTTTTTTTTAATCAAAAAAATTTTTAATAAATTTTGCCCAGATATAGTAATTGGAACAGGTGGTTTTGTAAGTTTTCCTACACTATATGCAGCACACAAATGCAAAATTCCTATTTTGCTACAAGAACAAAATTCATTTCCTGGATTTACTAATAGAATTTTTTCTAGATATGCTAGAAAAATATGTGTTGCTTATAATGAAACAAAAAAAAATTTTCCAAAAAAAATAAAACACAATATTATTACAACTGGAAATCCTATTAGATCTGAAATCATGCACAAAATATTGTTAGATAAAAAACAAGCATGTTTGAATTTAGGATTAAATGTGAATAAACCAATTATTTTATCTATAGGTGGAAGTCAAGGAGCTCATAGCATTAATATGGCTTGGATTAATGGATTAAATAAGTTAATAAATTTAGATATACAACTTATTTGGCAAGTTGGAAAAATAGATATTATAAAAATATCCAAAAATATAAATTTTTATCATAAAAATATTATTATCATGGATTTTATTGAAAATATTAGAATTTATTATTCAGCAGCAGATATTGTAGTATCTAGAGCTGGTGGATTAACTATATCAGAAATATCTTTAATAGGAAAACCTTTTATACTCATACCTTTGCCTTTCGCATCTGATGATCATCAAAATAAAAATGCTAAAATGTTGGAGGAACAAGATGCAGCTTTAATTATAAACAATGAAGAAATAGAACAAAAATTAGTAGATGCTACTATAGATCTTTTAAACGACTCTATAAGACAAAATAGAATGATAAAAAATATTTTAAAATTAGGTAAACCTAAAGCAACATATAACATTGTTAAAGAAATTTCACATATTATTGATTTATGA